AAACATTCGCTGTTTTAGACTCTCAAATGTGAGAGTTTGTTGCTTAATTTGGGGTTTTGAACTGtcggttggacaaaataagaaatttaAGGATGGATCCAGGATgggtgtttttcaccattttctgatgttttattgactaaatgattaattgaaaataatcgacagattacTTGATAATAAAAATTCTCACTAGTTCGAGCCCTACTGATGATTAAGTCAACAAGTGGTTCTGTTGCATCACTCCATTTCTttgtaaaagaggaaataacttgttttgtgtgtctttgtcaaTGCTGCCATTGCAGGTTGGTCTTGTGTCATTTCCTTGTTCCTCATACCTGACAGTCCTGCACAGCATTACTGAAGAAAGAGTCCAGCAGCAAGTTCTGCAGCTTAGCGTCTCTGTCAAATGCCTCTTTGATTTTACCCAGGAAGACACTAGtggggaagagaaagagaagaaataacTACTTAGATTCTGCTCAAAGTAAAGGGACATTTCATTAGAtaacttaaatttaaaaaaaatcaattaattttatcCCTACATAGTGTAACCAAGCTTCCATTCAAATAAGCACAATGACCTTTTGAAACTTGTTTCCACTGGTCTGCTGGAGGCTACACACCGCAAGTCGTACTGAGTGTATTTGATTTAAGTTTATGCAACGTCTTTGTCAGATTGCACACAGCAAACCAATGTCACAacttttatttcctcattcTTCTCTCAATCTGATTTAACAGGAAGGATCATATTTTCTTTGATGTGCATTTCTCACTCCAGTATTACAACACAGGACAGTGATAAAGAAAGTTCATAACTTCCTTTATGGGACTACATGACTCCCATCCCTCCTGACCTAGAATTGTCTTAAAGTTACAATGAAAACTTTCTAAACTATTACAAATTGACTTGCATCAATAAAAAACTTCTCCATTttattcttctctctttctgaaGTTCTCTATTTCACCATGTAACCACTTTTTTCACCATCAATGTGAAACACCCCTGTTGACAGAATGTTGCAAAAGGCAGCAGTGAGGCAAACTTGtgacatgaggacacatgagTTCAAATGTACCTTCGGATGATGCAGCCTCCTCTCCACATCAGTGCGATAGCGCCGTAGTTGAGGGTCCAGCCGAACTCGATGGCTGCCTCTCGCAGCAGCATGAAGCCCTGAGCGTAGGAAATGATCTTGGAGGCGTAGAGGGCctggagaaaaaacaatttatttactCTGATATATCTGATATAGTGACAGTGACGGTAAAAAGGGCATactttacatttataaatgatCAGATGTAGCTAAAACTTGCATGTTGGCAGAGTGGTTGCATGTGTTTGTAGTCAGCTGTAAACTAAGAGCATCATTGTTTCGTGCATCTACAGCACAGATGCAGATCACACAGTACTCCTACTACTACTCATTTCACTACAACCAAATTTCGAGTGCTGCTGCAgtagtttatttttatgcatCACCTCCAGAGGTTGTGTGCATCCTAACAGGAAtagtttaaaattaaaagaattaTGAATACAGATGCAATCTTTCAATGCAATGTCACCAGCATCAGTCCACCATGTCTTGAGCTAAACTGCAGTTCTGCAGATCTTTACAAGCTGACAGAGGGGTAATATCATGAGTGATAAATGggatcattttatttattgagtacaaaaaaaaatccaatccaAATTAAAACCTTTGTGAAGAAACTTCTGGAACATGAGTTTCTTAGTAAAGCTTCTCAGTAACTGTGACACTGACGGTTTTCCTGGTCTGCCATGATACAGTAATAACACTTTTCATTGCATCTCTGGCACTCTAACAATATCAGTTTCATATTTCGGCCAGTCAACCCTTCTCTCGCCAGATTTTGTGCTTTTAACTGTTCCACATACTCTCCTACGCTGTGTGTTGTACCTTTCTGATGTCCTCCAGGAAGGCAGCCTTGTCACCACTGAATTTGACCCCCTGTGGCCCTGAGAGGCTGCGGCTGGCCTCCACTCTCTCATCCTTTAGAGAGGACAGGCATCTGGCAAAGACAGCCTCCCCTGAGAcacagagatagagggagagagagagaggaatagaGAGGGACAACAAGGTTAGCTCCCTGAACATTATTCgtcacacaaaaacagagctcTCTGAACATGAATAGAGGAGAAAACTGTTATTTAGACTCGCCTAAACCTTGCAAAACAAACGAGTTTGCAGGCTACACTGTATACACTAATAAGCTGAACTGGTCACCGGCTCACAGCTATGCTGCAATCAACAACATGCTAAGATAAACACGATGACCAAGCATCTGCATGACTCAGTACAGTAATAATACTGCTGTAAAAGCAGGACTTGAGATCActactgtacaaaaaaagagaaagaaaaaacaaggcTTGCCAGTTGGCAAATTAAACAACTAGAGTTGCATTACTACAaggaaagagcaaaaaaaaaaaacaacaaaaaaaaaaactgctgggTGAGCATGACTTGCTAAAAGCTGCAGAGCTCAGTGATGCAACCCACAGCcagagagggagggacagacagaaagacatacattgagagaaaatgtgtccagtGAACTATCCTGGTGTGGAATGTGATCCCTGTTGGGTGCAAAAATCCACCCGAGCATACTGTACCGGCCTGTTGgactgctacacacacacacacacacacacacacacacacacacacacacaggctcagcTCTCACACAATGAAGCCTTTTGTACtgcctctatctctctctatcacaAGAGCATCTACAGCACTGAcagggattaaaaaaaaacaaaaacaattaaaaaaaaatgaatttgaacAACAGTTGCAGGGGTTTGGTAAGTTTCTGTTGCTTAATATCGATGCTACATTGTTGAACTCTTACTTAAAAGTTCATGTACGTTCCTTTTAAATTCAACTATTCACTTTAAAAACTGTCTCTTTAGAGGAGCATCCACTCTGTAGAGCTAATATAATGACACCTATTGTGTTGGATTATAATGTTGCTCCCTGACCTCGAGCTTGTCCACGGCTGTTTATGAAATACGCTGTCATACAGTCAGAGCAAAGAGCAAAGCTGCAGAGAGTATCACAAATCCCCCTTATGTCACTTCAGATGAGCAGGCCACCAGAAAAGCCCTCAATCTTCTTAGAGTCAGCCGCATATCGAGCTCACTCCCTTAGAGGAAACTACCTGGCAAAGCTGAACATGATCATTAGTCCTACTGACTCTTAATTTGTTGACGCCATGGTGAAACTTTAACAGGTGTGACGTAATGCCTTTTGCCTCGAAGGAAATCAGATACTTCCTTGTCTACAatctcctttcttcctcttacCGATCAGAGTGACAGGTGTGCCGTACTCCAGGGCTGAAATGGCCGTCCACTTCCCTGTGCCTTTCTGTCCGGCGCTGTCACGGATCTTGGGCAGCAGATGTTTACCATCAGAGTCCTTGTATTTTAAGATGTTGGCCGTGATCTCGATCAGGAAAGAGTCCAGTTCTGTCTTGTTCCAGTTGTTGAAAACCTGAGTGTTTCAACCAGAAGGTGATGAAATACAGTCGGCCACGTTGTTTCATCATGATTTTACAGAAGTGTCACAGAAAGTTCTTGTGAAGATTAATAATAGTCAAGCTCACCTGTGCCATCTCATCATGTTCCATACCCAGAACATCCTTCATCAGGTGATAGGCCTCACAAATTAGCTGCATGTCGCCGTACTCGATGCCATTATGGACcatttttacaaaatgaccTGCACCCTCATCTCCGACCTGCCAAAGCAAGCCAGACAGTCAGATTATTGTGAGATGAGTTAACATCATAATAGCTGCTACATCCTAACTAATCAGTGTAGTAAACGTTACAtacacagcattaaaaaaaacaaaaccctccACTCACCCAGTCACAACATGGTTCTCCTGTTCCAACCTTGGCAGCGATGCTCTGGAAAATGTCTTTTATGTGTGGCCttacaaataaagaaacaagTGTTCAGTGTGATGACCTTCATGAATGTGGGCAATACAACACACTGAATGTGATGGAtacattttgtgaaaatgtagaaatatCCACAGTTTTAACATGTTGAGTGTCCCACACTATCCAGTGTTCTCAGtagtaactgtgtgtgtgtgtatgttttcgTATGACTGTGTCCCTGTGTCTGTAATCTACTGTGCAGCAGACAGTGTGAGGAGTTATGAAATGTCACATGGAGTTTGTGATGTCTCACCAGGCCTCTTTATGTCCTCCTGGCATGAGTGAGGGTCCATAACGTGCCCCTTCCTCTCCACCACTGACTCCACTGCCAACAAACAGCAAGCCCTTCTC
This window of the Thunnus albacares chromosome 5, fThuAlb1.1, whole genome shotgun sequence genome carries:
- the pgd gene encoding 6-phosphogluconate dehydrogenase, decarboxylating; its protein translation is MAKADIALIGLAVMGQNLIMNMNDHGFVVCAFNRTVSKVHDFLNNEAKGSKVIGAESLEDMVSKLKKPRRIILLVKAGQAVDDFIDKLVPLLEAGDIIIDGGNSEYRDTTRRCKSLKEKGLLFVGSGVSGGEEGARYGPSLMPGGHKEAWPHIKDIFQSIAAKVGTGEPCCDWVGDEGAGHFVKMVHNGIEYGDMQLICEAYHLMKDVLGMEHDEMAQVFNNWNKTELDSFLIEITANILKYKDSDGKHLLPKIRDSAGQKGTGKWTAISALEYGTPVTLIGEAVFARCLSSLKDERVEASRSLSGPQGVKFSGDKAAFLEDIRKALYASKIISYAQGFMLLREAAIEFGWTLNYGAIALMWRGGCIIRSVFLGKIKEAFDRDAKLQNLLLDSFFSNAVQDCQESWRRTVSTGVQHGIPMPCFTTALSFYDGYRHDKLPANLLQAQRDYFGAHTYELLSNPGKFIHTNWTGHGGNVSSSSYNA